A stretch of Brassica oleracea var. oleracea cultivar TO1000 unplaced genomic scaffold, BOL UnpScaffold01161, whole genome shotgun sequence DNA encodes these proteins:
- the LOC106320983 gene encoding uncharacterized protein LOC106320983 — translation MLEDLTIKLPLVDAIQMIPSMRSLMKRLISGKVTGDTELLMVSKECTAVLQNKPIKKLDDPSKFVLSIQIGRTVFACSLCDMGSSVNLMPYSVAKRLGFTNFKPTRLSLVFADRSVKSPVGILEDLHVRVGNTFVPTDFVVLEVEEEPRDPLILGRAFLCTAGAIIDVRQGRIDLHLGDIAMKFEMNKLLKKPMLDAQTYTVVYSNQALLPQEGMIEEILTDDPLELALIRSVTEQNVMSVDADGYDKMLDSAKSMERLVTYLSLGEKDESNQSDNSGAVASKGATKVSTPRDDP, via the coding sequence ATGCTGGAAGATCTAACTATCAAATTACCTCTTGTAGATGCGATTCAAATGATCCCTTCTATGCGCAGCTTAATGAAAAGGTTGATCTCTGGTAAGGTGACTGGAGACACTGAGCTACTGATGGTTTCAAAAGAGTGCACTGCTGTACTTCAGAACAAGCcgataaaaaaattggatgatCCAAGCAAGTTTGTTCTCTCCATACAAATTGGGAGAACTGTATTCGCCTGTTCTCTATGCGATATGGGTTCCAGCGTCAATCTCATGCCTTACTCTGTGGCAAAACGACTGGGCTTCACAAACTTCAAACCGACAAGACTCTCCCTGGTGTTCGCTGACAGATCAGTCAAGTCACCGGTGGGTATTCTGGAAGATCTTCATGTCCGAGTGGGGAACACTTTTGTTCCGACAGATTTTGTGGTTCTGGAAGTTGAAGAAGAACCGAGAGATCCACTCATCTTGGGACGTGCCTTCTTGTGCACAGCTGGTGCGATCATTGATGTTCGGCAAGGGAGGATTGATCTTCACCTAGGAGACATTGCGATGAAGTTCGAAATGAACAAATTGCTGAAGAAACCGATGCTAGATGCGCAGACATACACCGTTGTTTATAGCAATCAGGCGCTACTCCCTCAAGAAGGGATGATCGAGGAGATCCTTACCGACGATCCGCTCGAGCTAGCTCTGATCCGCTCTGTGACAGAGCAAAATGTCATGAGCGTGGACGCGGACGGCTACGACAAGATGCTTGACTCAGCCAAAAGCATGGAGAGACTTGTAACctatctaagtctgggggagaaAGACGAGAGCAATCAGAGCGATAACTCTGGAGCAGTCGCTTCGAAGGGCGCTACTAAGGTGAGCACACCACGCGACGATCCATGA